Below is a genomic region from Candidatus Woesearchaeota archaeon.
TATAAAATTCTTCTTTCCTGACTTCCTACCCATTGAAGGTGTTCCTTTTGTCATACTTTTCTCCTAGAAAAAACCTGCCTTAAGTAGCAGGTGAAATCATAACTATTGTATCTCCTCTTATAAAAACAGTTCCTAACTTTCTTTTAAGTTGACCGTCGATATATTCTTCAGCATCATCTAAAACTGTGTTAATATGTATATCAAAAGCTTTTAATGCTCCGATAAATTGTTTATTATTCTTTGTTTCTACTAAAACTTTTTTGTTTCTGTTTAAATTCAACGCATCTAATGGTCTTGATGGATCCATGGTTAAAACCCCCTATAATATGATTTTTCAAAGAAAAAGATACTATTTAAACCTTTCTATATAAATAAAACTAAATTCAGAAAGTTATATAAATAGGATACTTTTTTTTAAAACCATGGCTATAACACAAACACGTTCAAAGAAAAAAGTTTCAGGTGGAAGATATATTACTTGTAGAACTAAAAAAATCTACGAACTAGGAAGATTACCTACATTTACAAAATTATCTGAACTAAAGAAAAAAAATC
It encodes:
- a CDS encoding small nuclear ribonucleoprotein (Enables 3` processing of polyadenylated mRNAs and tRNA precursors), whose product is MDPSRPLDALNLNRNKKVLVETKNNKQFIGALKAFDIHINTVLDDAEEYIDGQLKRKLGTVFIRGDTIVMISPAT